One Tenebrio molitor chromosome 2, icTenMoli1.1, whole genome shotgun sequence genomic region harbors:
- the LOC138122809 gene encoding receptor-type tyrosine-protein phosphatase mu-like isoform X2, with protein MQFEISNRYVFFLILVINVLYSNCQSSFFMVHNLKKNEYYCITNSTYALSWLADEKGTQESETESQFIPHAPLSRLGTEGEDSKLTYVNRNYQRILDRRWETIRTYKTVREKNDTLQFINVEDELQQNFQISLSIRISREAHIFLCDGDKVEQSNCYWFLLMGFRGIKTELRKCTRGTIPVRSYIAVPKSCQTPIQTIMHNNSDSWYLTNNEWRHFELSKKGNKLSFKRLNNKDAIIQYDDSEEMYNVTHMMIHSKDSVTGLWKIHKVPYLKTNHCTKQRTTPVIQPKNGVVCLSLFVKMCSNCKITLALSEESNESNMLKEETYASQEMWKEIKLFVDNVQTNSTVLFISTITNNQRDLFWNIDPIIRECHNTEYRMIKSNRKLNCQLISKEDHNVISLDDDAKATVLENNCIDDDTVTRHCVPCRLFLNQTCGKLKICEKDGTQLKCSCTAGWKYPTCYSSCDSGFYGMNCKKRCGHCSRHSCHFVNGICDPCSDNYVGAKCDIPPGQVFSEPPVVSDIKYSEAKVKVENFELLNKKHIDSPDSYYVEYKKAEGNSEWMTPDQRNPFNKPGIIKLQHLEPNTKYIVRGIIITINNKTFIDENLPHAAFTTKCYEIKDEDFISNSYNTSIRVTFKSKTLTQFCNFTISLIGTSHAKESSHPKPIRYNIQQNTIFPLKLENDTYCFKNLTPYTNYQIIVKKNQTKLDRAVRTIEGVPGAIVNLGIKDIRDSSARLTWQSPENFNGQFVKYVVRYQLVSHKSCKTSNGKTFPIKQLSAEETDVTVSGLVPYAKYSFSVSAWNRKIEGPPVNVTQDTFASDTISDDEIPELKWKIEARSVKLHYSSMACSIMRGSLQIRIKKSCSNEWCDNFVEKEKECDFENTFCLVHVIPYSDYTFNIKFCRNSTCAKTVRSKSFQTLSDPPNVVRDLTIFSKNENSISIRWMPPYPPTGKLDLYKVTYEEVDNNNNKGEMETFKDLPCTLWPGYQCITLSRLEKIKKYSIKVQAKNEHPNSFGQTAVVVGTPKIEPSKKPNNLTIHWNLQNDFELTWGHPNETSGLITFFNISVLYHNSTKNNLHDSFPVTNYKPFYEYKIEEKRLLKSTPFRIRIEAFNGYNGEELVKNDTSPPALPLFSTEPKISTSNDTITIEISPIKSTNRDDTNKYELFLFLLDENFNNHDNVKSLTRLQENHHVNLSKFKILYQCQLKSPVHFKIGQDNYTINDCNRSSSSSLKQATTYNVTILLTNTIENKSSYKLYSYQVHTLGEPVDVPQDLRLLGLLSLLLIIPIAIAFRKFLVKSKSSNNREDYERNTETYSKPVKITKYPDYVKNSLKNDELVRQHKEILNTVKIYETIIDDILIDYLDTEYIDGQHVKKSHLAAKVPEPDKFALFWKLIWQENIKHIILLDNHLEDKQETDENYWHVKDEDLRHHKLSLTFKSCDIFFDYECRKFILTFKKTSRHIVLYRYCSWWNTSTSLFSLPLMFFFLMTSKVPLDSKSPILVQCSTGVEGTGLALLCDISFRTANRDGTIDIFKISHRLAKCDPNLINNINYYLLAHFIIFEYCFKIDTTFKCDSFQTNTPILFSEEQIHKYFKYVQETQWLDTIKRTRKTGNKSVRKELSLSAPYCLDYDDVSACFGVETINCFRCPGKFTITKEPTPDTLFQFWNFVGNKNISVIVSVNKITLNRIWPDRNMPQITLTKKINLVHRDSKIFDSYDWITVQITIGDKTKIIEIIVMKNWSSEATRPENVADFVNFCNETNAILKKSNSVLVMSHNGIKDSGLYIAMLYNIKKIEVEGVCDVPTSVRMVRNHSPEFRINEGDFTFLFEATENYLKEAQLYEVI; from the exons ATGCAATTCGAAATTAGTAATAGATATGTGTTCTTTTTAATCCTAGTTATTAATGTACTTTATTCGAACTGCCAAAGTAGCTTTTTTATGGTtcacaatttgaaaaaaaatgagtaTTACTGCATTACCAACAGCACTTATGCCTTAAGTTGGTTGGCTGATGAGAAAGGAACACAGGAATCTGAAACGG AATCACAATTTATTCCACATGCACCTTTGTCACGATTGGGCACTGAAGGTGAGGATTCCAAGTTGACTTATGTGAACAGAAATTATCAAAGAATTTTGGATAGACGATGGGAGA CAATACGCACATACAAAACAGTTAGAGAGAAGAATGATACATTGCAGTTTATCAATGTGGAGGATGAATTACagcaaaatttccaaatttcattATCGATTCGTATTTCAAGAGAAGCCCATATTTTTCTTTGCGATGGAGATAAAGTAGAACAGTCAAATTGTTATTGGTTCCTACTGATGGGATTTCGAGGAATTAAAACAGAACTACGAAAATGTACACGTGGAACCATACCTGTTCGTAGCTATATAGCAGTACCTAAATCTTGCCAAACGCCGATCCAAACAATAATG CATAACAACAGTGACAGTTGGTACCTAACTAATAATGAATGGCGCCATTTCGAACTGTCGAAAAAAGGTAATAAACTGTCTTTCAAAAGACTAAATAATAAAGACGCTATAATACAATATGATGATAGTGAAGAAATGTACAATGTAACTCATATGATGATTCACAGTAAAGATTCAGTCACTGGTCTTTGGAAAATTCACAAAg TAccatatttaaaaactaaCCATTGTACAAAACAAAGAACTACACCAGTCATACAACCGAAAAATGGAGTTGTCTGTCTGTcattgtttgtaaaaatgtgttccAATTGCAAGATAACATTAGCATTAAGCGAAGAGAGTAATGAAAGTAACATGTTAAAAGAGGAAACATACGCATCTCAA GAAATGTGGAAAGAAATTAAGCTGTTTGTGGATAACGTGCAGACCAATTCAACGGTTCTCTTCATTTCTACAATTACTAATAACCAAAGGGATTTATTTTGGAATATCGATCCAATTATTAGGGAATGTCATAATACTG AGTATCGCATGATCAAATCAAATCGAAAATTAAACTGTCAACTTATTTCTAAGGAAGATCACAATGTTATTTCATTAGACGATGACGCAAAAGCGACCG ttttagaaaataactgTATTGACGACGACACAGTCACCAGACATTGCGTTCCTTGTCGATTATTTCTGAATCAAACATGTGGTAAGCTCAAAATTTGCGAAAAAGATGGAACACAACTCAAATGTTCGTGTACAGCCGGATGGAAATATCCAACTTGTTACTCTA GTTGTGATTCGGGATTTTACGGCatgaattgtaaaaaaaggTGCGGGCATTGTTCCAGACACTCCTGTCATTTCGTCAACGGAATATGTGACCCGTGTTCTGATAACTACGTTGGTGCTAAATGTGACATAC CACCGGGTCAAGTTTTCAGTGAACCTCCTGTTGTCAGTGATATCAAATACAGTGAAGCTAAAGTGAAAGTAGAAAATTTCGAATTACTCAATAAGAAACACATAGACTCACCTGATAGTTATTACGTAGAGTACAAA AAAGCTGAAGGAAATAGTGAGTGGATGACTCCTGATCAACGCAATCCTTTTAATAAACCCGGAATTATTAAACTTCAACATTTAGAGCCGAATACGAAATACATCGTGAGGGGCATTATCAttacaattaataataaaacttttatcgACGAGAATTTACCCCACGCCGCATTTACAACGAAATGTTACG AGATCAAAGACGAAGATTTTATATCGAATTCGTACAACACCAGCATAAGAGTGACGTTCAAGTCCAAG ACTTTGacacaattttgtaattttaccaTCAGTTTAATTGGCACATCGCACGCAAAAGAATCATCTCATCCGAAACCGATAAGATACAACATACAACAAAATACAATATTTCCactaaaattagaaaatgatacttattgttttaaaaacttaACACCTTACacaaattatcaaattattgtcaaaaaaaatcaaacaaaacttGACAGAGCGGTACGGACAATTGAAGGAG TTCCAGGTGCAATAGTAAATCTTGGAATAAAGGACATACGAGATTCGAGTGCTCGTTTAACATGGCAATCACCTGAAAATTTCAACGgtcaatttgtaaaatatgtgGTTAGATATCAG CTTGTGTCGCATAAAAGCTGTAAAACTTCAAATGGTAAAACCTTTCCCATAAAGCAACTAAGCGCGGAAGAGACTGATGTCACAGTATCTGGTTTAGTTCCCTAtgcaaaatattcattttCGGTGTCAGCTTGGAATAGAAAGATTGAAGGACCTCCAGTGAATGTAACTCAAGACACATTTGCGTCAG ATACAATATCTGATGATGAAATTCCTGAATTAAAGTGGAAAATCGAGGCTCGTTCTGTAAAACTGCATTATTCTTCGATGGCCTGTAGCATTATGAGAGGTTCTTTACAAATTAGAATCAAAAAGAGCTGTTCCAATGAATGGTGTGACAATTTTGTTGAGAAAGAGAAAGAATGCGATTTTGAAAACACATTCTGTTTAGTTCATGTTATTCCTTATTCGGACTATACtttcaatattaaattttgtcgAAACAGCACTTGTGCAAAAACTGTGAGATCAAAATCATTTCAAACCTTGTCAGACCCCCCTAATGTGGTAAGAGATCTaacgattttttcaaaaaatgaaaattccaTATCAATTCGATGGATGCCACCGTATCCTCCAACGGGGAAGTTGGACCTTTATAAAGTTACTTATGAAGAagtagataataataataataaaggaGAAATGGAAACTTTCAAAGATTTACCTTGCACACTTTGGCCAGGATATCAATGCATTACACTAAGTcggttggaaaaaattaagaaatattcTATAAAA GTTCAAGCTAAAAATGAACATCCAAATAGTTTTGGTCAGACAGCAGTAGTTGTGGGAACCCCTAAAATCG AACCATCGAAAAAGCCAAATAATCTTACCATCCATTGGAATCTTCAAAACGACTTCGAACTAACATGGGGTCATCCTAATGAAACCAGCGGACTAATCACGTTCTTTAATATCTCAGTTCTTTACCACaattctacaaaaaataatcttCATGATAGTTTTCCTGTTACTAATTACAAGCCTTTCTACGAATATAAA ATAGAAGAAAAacgtttattaaaatcgactccaTTCAGGATTAGAATTGAAGCATTTAATGGTTACAATGGCGAAGAATTAGTTAAGAATGACACGAGCCCTCCTGCTCTTCCTTTGTTCTCCACCGAACCAAAAATTTCCACTTCAAATGATACAATAACGATAGAGATCTCGCCAATCAAAAGTACCAATAGAGAcgatacaaataaatatgaattatttttatttttattggatGAAAACTTCAACAACCATGACAATGTAAAATCGTTAACACGATTACAAGAGAACCACCACGTAAACTTATCCAAATTCAAGATTTTATACCAATGTCAACTAAAAAGTCCTGTGCACTTTAAAATTGGTCAAGATAATTATACGATAAATGATTGTAATAGGAGCTCGAGTTCATCTTTAAAACAAGCAACCACTTATAACGTCACAATCTTATTAACCAACactattgaaaataaaagcaGCTACAAGCTGTACTCTTATCAGGTTCATACTTTGGGCGAACCCGTCGACGTGCCACAAGATTTACGTCTACTGGGTCTATTATCGCTGTTACTTATAATTCCCATCGCTATTGCATTTAGAAAATTTCTAGTGAAATCC AAGTCAAGCAATAATAGGGAAGATTACGAACGAAACACTGAAACTTATTCGAAACCCGTCAAAATAACTAAATATCCCGATTACGTTAAAAATTCCCTAAAAAATGATGAACTTGTACGTCAACATAAG GAAATTCTCAATACAGTTAAGATTTACGAAACCATAATCGACGATATTTTAATAGACTACTTGGACACAGAATATATTGAC GGTCAGCACGTGAAGAAATCCCATCTGGCTGCCAAGGTACCGGAACCAGATAAATTTGCTTTATTCTGGAAACTCATCTGGCAAGAAAATATCAAGCACATTATTCTTCTCGATAACCATTTGGAAGACAAACAG GAAACTGATGAGAATTACTGGCACGTAAAAGACGAAGACTTACGACATCACAAACTTTCCCTCACCTTCAAATCTTGCGACATTTTCTTCGATTACGAATGCCGAAAGTTCATTCTTACCTTCAAGAAGACATCGCGACAT ATCGTCTTGTACCGGTACTGTTCGTGGTGGAACACCTCTACTTCTCTTTTTTCGTTACCTTTGATGTTCTTTTTCCTAATGACATCTAAAGTTCCTTTGGATTCCAAATCACCCATCTTGGTTCAGTGCAG TACGGGTGTGGAAGGAACGGGTTTGGCTCTGCTGTGTGACATTTCTTTTAGAACTGCCAATCGAGATGGTACTatcgatattttcaaaatcagTCATAGATTGGCCAAATGTGACCCAAATCTGATCAACAACATCAACTACTACCTGTTAGctcatttcataatttttgaatattgttttaaaattgatacCACCTTCAAATGTGATTCGTTTCAGACAAATACACCCATATTGTTCAGTGAAGAACAGATTCACAAATACTTCAAATATGTCCAAGAAACACAATGGCTTGATACCATAAAACGTACTCGTAAAACAGGCAACAAATCTG TTCGCAAAGAATTAAGTTTGAGTGCACCTTATTGTCTCGATTACGACGATGTATCTGCATGTTTCGGTGTAGAGACGATTAATTGTTTCAGATGTCCTGGAAAATTTACGATAACGAAAGAACCAACACCTGACACTCTCTTCCAGTTCTGGAACTTCGTTGGAAATAAAAACATCTCCGTTATAGTATCAGTgaataaaattactttaaatcGTATATGGCCCGACAGGAACATGCCACAAATTACACTTACAAAAAAGATAAATCTCGTACACCGAGACTCCAAAATATTCGATTCTTACGACTGGATAACAGTGCAGATAACAATCGGTGACAAAACT aaaataattgaaattattgttatGAAAAACTGGTCCTCAGAGGCTACTCGTCCTGAAAACGTTGCTGATTTCGTCAACTTTTGTAATGAAACgaacgcaattttaaaaaagtctAATTCAGTCTTGGTGATGAGCCA taatggCATCAAGGATTCCGGTCTGTACATCGCCATGCTgtataacattaaaaaaattgaagtcgAAGGAGTATGTGACGTTCCTACTTCTGTGAGAATGGTTCGAAATCACAGCCCAGAATTTAGAATCAatgaa GGAGACTTCACTTTCTTGTTCGAAGCAacggaaaattatttaaaggaGGCTCAACTATACGAAGTAATTTAG
- the LOC138122809 gene encoding receptor-type tyrosine-protein phosphatase mu-like isoform X9, with the protein MSCKKRCGHCSKHSCDFVNGKCHPCAANYVGAKCDMPSGQVFSEPPVVSNIEYSEATVKVENFELINKKYTDPPDSYYVEYRKAEGNSEWMTPDQRNPFNKPGIIKLQHLEPNTKYIVRGIIITINNKTFIDENLPHAAFTTKCYEIKDEDFISNSYNTSIRVTFKSKTLTQFCNFTISLIGTSHAKESSHPKPIRYNIQQNTIFPLKLENDTYCFKNLTPYTNYQIIVKKNQTKLDRAVRTIEGVPGAIVNLGIKDIRDSSARLTWQSPENFNGQFVKYVVRYQLVSHKSCKTSNGKTFPIKQLSAEETDVTVSGLVPYAKYSFSVSAWNRKIEGPPVNVTQDTFASDTISDDEIPELKWKIEARSVKLHYSSMACSIMRGSLQIRIKKSCSNEWCDNFVEKEKECDFENTFCLVHVIPYSDYTFNIKFCRNSTCAKTVRSKSFQTLSDPPNVVRDLTIFSKNENSISIRWMPPYPPTGKLDLYKVTYEEVDNNNNKGEMETFKDLPCTLWPGYQCITLSRLEKIKKYSIKVQAKNEHPNSFGQTAVVVGTPKIEPSKKPNNLTIHWNLQNDFELTWGHPNETSGLITFFNISVLYHNSTKNNLHDSFPVTNYKPFYEYKIEEKRLLKSTPFRIRIEAFNGYNGEELVKNDTSPPALPLFSTEPKISTSNDTITIEISPIKSTNRDDTNKYELFLFLLDENFNNHDNVKSLTRLQENHHVNLSKFKILYQCQLKSPVHFKIGQDNYTINDCNRSSSSSLKQATTYNVTILLTNTIENKSSYKLYSYQVHTLGEPVDVPQDLRLLGLLSLLLIIPIAIAFRKFLVKSKSSNNREDYERNTETYSKPVKITKYPDYVKNSLKNDELVRQHKEILNTVKIYETIIDDILIDYLDTEYIDGQHVKKSHLAAKVPEPDKFALFWKLIWQENIKHIILLDNHLEDKQETDENYWHVKDEDLRHHKLSLTFKSCDIFFDYECRKFILTFKKTSRHIVLYRYCSWWNTSTSLFSLPLMFFFLMTSKVPLDSKSPILVQCSTGVEGTGLALLCDISFRTANRDGTIDIFKISHRLAKCDPNLINNINYYLLAHFIIFEYCFKIDTTFKCDSFQTNTPILFSEEQIHKYFKYVQETQWLDTIKRTRKTGNKSVRKELSLSAPYCLDYDDVSACFGVETINCFRCPGKFTITKEPTPDTLFQFWNFVGNKNISVIVSVNKITLNRIWPDRNMPQITLTKKINLVHRDSKIFDSYDWITVQITIGDKTKIIEIIVMKNWSSEATRPENVADFVNFCNETNAILKKSNSVLVMSHNGIKDSGLYIAMLYNIKKIEVEGVCDVPTSVRMVRNHSPEFRINEGDFTFLFEATENYLKEAQLYEVI; encoded by the exons AAAGCTGAAGGAAATAGTGAGTGGATGACTCCTGATCAACGCAATCCTTTTAATAAACCCGGAATTATTAAACTTCAACATTTAGAGCCGAATACGAAATACATCGTGAGGGGCATTATCAttacaattaataataaaacttttatcgACGAGAATTTACCCCACGCCGCATTTACAACGAAATGTTACG AGATCAAAGACGAAGATTTTATATCGAATTCGTACAACACCAGCATAAGAGTGACGTTCAAGTCCAAG ACTTTGacacaattttgtaattttaccaTCAGTTTAATTGGCACATCGCACGCAAAAGAATCATCTCATCCGAAACCGATAAGATACAACATACAACAAAATACAATATTTCCactaaaattagaaaatgatacttattgttttaaaaacttaACACCTTACacaaattatcaaattattgtcaaaaaaaatcaaacaaaacttGACAGAGCGGTACGGACAATTGAAGGAG TTCCAGGTGCAATAGTAAATCTTGGAATAAAGGACATACGAGATTCGAGTGCTCGTTTAACATGGCAATCACCTGAAAATTTCAACGgtcaatttgtaaaatatgtgGTTAGATATCAG CTTGTGTCGCATAAAAGCTGTAAAACTTCAAATGGTAAAACCTTTCCCATAAAGCAACTAAGCGCGGAAGAGACTGATGTCACAGTATCTGGTTTAGTTCCCTAtgcaaaatattcattttCGGTGTCAGCTTGGAATAGAAAGATTGAAGGACCTCCAGTGAATGTAACTCAAGACACATTTGCGTCAG ATACAATATCTGATGATGAAATTCCTGAATTAAAGTGGAAAATCGAGGCTCGTTCTGTAAAACTGCATTATTCTTCGATGGCCTGTAGCATTATGAGAGGTTCTTTACAAATTAGAATCAAAAAGAGCTGTTCCAATGAATGGTGTGACAATTTTGTTGAGAAAGAGAAAGAATGCGATTTTGAAAACACATTCTGTTTAGTTCATGTTATTCCTTATTCGGACTATACtttcaatattaaattttgtcgAAACAGCACTTGTGCAAAAACTGTGAGATCAAAATCATTTCAAACCTTGTCAGACCCCCCTAATGTGGTAAGAGATCTaacgattttttcaaaaaatgaaaattccaTATCAATTCGATGGATGCCACCGTATCCTCCAACGGGGAAGTTGGACCTTTATAAAGTTACTTATGAAGAagtagataataataataataaaggaGAAATGGAAACTTTCAAAGATTTACCTTGCACACTTTGGCCAGGATATCAATGCATTACACTAAGTcggttggaaaaaattaagaaatattcTATAAAA GTTCAAGCTAAAAATGAACATCCAAATAGTTTTGGTCAGACAGCAGTAGTTGTGGGAACCCCTAAAATCG AACCATCGAAAAAGCCAAATAATCTTACCATCCATTGGAATCTTCAAAACGACTTCGAACTAACATGGGGTCATCCTAATGAAACCAGCGGACTAATCACGTTCTTTAATATCTCAGTTCTTTACCACaattctacaaaaaataatcttCATGATAGTTTTCCTGTTACTAATTACAAGCCTTTCTACGAATATAAA ATAGAAGAAAAacgtttattaaaatcgactccaTTCAGGATTAGAATTGAAGCATTTAATGGTTACAATGGCGAAGAATTAGTTAAGAATGACACGAGCCCTCCTGCTCTTCCTTTGTTCTCCACCGAACCAAAAATTTCCACTTCAAATGATACAATAACGATAGAGATCTCGCCAATCAAAAGTACCAATAGAGAcgatacaaataaatatgaattatttttatttttattggatGAAAACTTCAACAACCATGACAATGTAAAATCGTTAACACGATTACAAGAGAACCACCACGTAAACTTATCCAAATTCAAGATTTTATACCAATGTCAACTAAAAAGTCCTGTGCACTTTAAAATTGGTCAAGATAATTATACGATAAATGATTGTAATAGGAGCTCGAGTTCATCTTTAAAACAAGCAACCACTTATAACGTCACAATCTTATTAACCAACactattgaaaataaaagcaGCTACAAGCTGTACTCTTATCAGGTTCATACTTTGGGCGAACCCGTCGACGTGCCACAAGATTTACGTCTACTGGGTCTATTATCGCTGTTACTTATAATTCCCATCGCTATTGCATTTAGAAAATTTCTAGTGAAATCC AAGTCAAGCAATAATAGGGAAGATTACGAACGAAACACTGAAACTTATTCGAAACCCGTCAAAATAACTAAATATCCCGATTACGTTAAAAATTCCCTAAAAAATGATGAACTTGTACGTCAACATAAG GAAATTCTCAATACAGTTAAGATTTACGAAACCATAATCGACGATATTTTAATAGACTACTTGGACACAGAATATATTGAC GGTCAGCACGTGAAGAAATCCCATCTGGCTGCCAAGGTACCGGAACCAGATAAATTTGCTTTATTCTGGAAACTCATCTGGCAAGAAAATATCAAGCACATTATTCTTCTCGATAACCATTTGGAAGACAAACAG GAAACTGATGAGAATTACTGGCACGTAAAAGACGAAGACTTACGACATCACAAACTTTCCCTCACCTTCAAATCTTGCGACATTTTCTTCGATTACGAATGCCGAAAGTTCATTCTTACCTTCAAGAAGACATCGCGACAT ATCGTCTTGTACCGGTACTGTTCGTGGTGGAACACCTCTACTTCTCTTTTTTCGTTACCTTTGATGTTCTTTTTCCTAATGACATCTAAAGTTCCTTTGGATTCCAAATCACCCATCTTGGTTCAGTGCAG TACGGGTGTGGAAGGAACGGGTTTGGCTCTGCTGTGTGACATTTCTTTTAGAACTGCCAATCGAGATGGTACTatcgatattttcaaaatcagTCATAGATTGGCCAAATGTGACCCAAATCTGATCAACAACATCAACTACTACCTGTTAGctcatttcataatttttgaatattgttttaaaattgatacCACCTTCAAATGTGATTCGTTTCAGACAAATACACCCATATTGTTCAGTGAAGAACAGATTCACAAATACTTCAAATATGTCCAAGAAACACAATGGCTTGATACCATAAAACGTACTCGTAAAACAGGCAACAAATCTG TTCGCAAAGAATTAAGTTTGAGTGCACCTTATTGTCTCGATTACGACGATGTATCTGCATGTTTCGGTGTAGAGACGATTAATTGTTTCAGATGTCCTGGAAAATTTACGATAACGAAAGAACCAACACCTGACACTCTCTTCCAGTTCTGGAACTTCGTTGGAAATAAAAACATCTCCGTTATAGTATCAGTgaataaaattactttaaatcGTATATGGCCCGACAGGAACATGCCACAAATTACACTTACAAAAAAGATAAATCTCGTACACCGAGACTCCAAAATATTCGATTCTTACGACTGGATAACAGTGCAGATAACAATCGGTGACAAAACT aaaataattgaaattattgttatGAAAAACTGGTCCTCAGAGGCTACTCGTCCTGAAAACGTTGCTGATTTCGTCAACTTTTGTAATGAAACgaacgcaattttaaaaaagtctAATTCAGTCTTGGTGATGAGCCA taatggCATCAAGGATTCCGGTCTGTACATCGCCATGCTgtataacattaaaaaaattgaagtcgAAGGAGTATGTGACGTTCCTACTTCTGTGAGAATGGTTCGAAATCACAGCCCAGAATTTAGAATCAatgaa GGAGACTTCACTTTCTTGTTCGAAGCAacggaaaattatttaaaggaGGCTCAACTATACGAAGTAATTTAG